The following are from one region of the Ananas comosus cultivar F153 linkage group 20, ASM154086v1, whole genome shotgun sequence genome:
- the LOC109725505 gene encoding fasciclin-like arabinogalactan protein 3, translating to MASKLAAAMVPPFIVLLSLLSLSTAHNITEILAPFSEYSTFNNLLSQTKLADEINQRQTITVLVLDNAAISPLSSLPHDALKNALAVHVLLDYYDPVILDKLGNKSALLTTLFQGTGAAAGRTGFLNYTELPDDQMVFGSSVPGAPITSTLIKVVAARPYNISVLQISSAIIPPGLEGGETTTTPPPTKATSPPPTSVAAPKKALAPTPATQPIKLASPPPKPNPTNDSTTAPTHADAPKASPPTTAATPPTKSVTPPPTKAASPPTNAAASPPAKAADSSPGKAAASPPEKAASSPDKAAASPPSAEVSAPSPTTKASTPSPTAASPNIDAPLASPPSPTIMTSDPIAASPNEGSPTTMPTGQHSSANTLLVGLRLGFAMIVLLLGAL from the coding sequence ATGGCATCTAAGCTAGCAGCGGCCATGGTGCCTCCTTTCATCGTCCTCTTATCACTCCTCTCGTTGTCCACGGCCCACAACATCACTGAGATCCTCGCCCCTTTCTCCGAGTACTCGACCTTCAACAACCTCCTCTCGCAAACAAAGCTCGCAGATGAGATCAATCAACGCCAAACCATCACAGTTCTCGTGCTTGACAACGCCGCGATCAgccccctctcctccctcccacATGATGCCCTCAAGAATGCCCTGGCCGTCCATGTCCTCCTTGACTACTATGACCCTGTCATACTCGACAAGCTTGGCAACAAGAGTGCCCTCCTCACTACCCTCTTTCAGGGGACCGGCGCTGCCGCCGGTCGCACGGGCTTCCTAAATTACACCGAGCTGCCTGACGACCAAATGGTTTTCGGCTCTTCTGTACCTGGCGCCCCTATCACGTCCACCCTGATCAAGGTTGTCGCTGCTAGGCCCTACAATATCTCCGTCCTACAGATTAGCAGTGCCATCATTCCTCCTGGCTTGGAAGGCGGCGAGACGACGACCACACCACCTCCCACAAAAGCTACTTCGCCACCTCCTACTTCTGTCGCTGCTCCCAAGAAAGCCCTGGCTCCAACACCAGCAACCCAACCGATCAAGCTAGCTTCCCCGCCACCGAAACCGAACCCAACAAATGACTCGACAACAGCGCCTACACATGCCGATGCGCCGAAAGCTAGCCCACCTACGACGGCCGCGACCCCACCAACAAAATCTGTGACGCCACCACCAACGAAAGCTGCAAGCCCACCAACGAATGCTGCAGCTAGCCCACCAGCGAAGGCAGCAGACAGCTCACCAGGCAAAGCTGCAGCTAGCCCACCAGAGAAGGCAGCTAGCTCACCAGACAAAGCTGCAGCTAGCCCACCAAGTGCAGAGGTGAGTGCACCATCGCCAACTACGAAGGCAAGCACACCATCACCGACAGCGGCTTCGCCAAATATTGATGCTCCTTTGGCATCACCTCCCTCACCAACTATCATGACGAGCGATCCGATTGCGGCAAGCCCTAATGAAGGGTCTCCAACTACGATGCCGACCGGGCAACATTCGTCGGCTAACACTCTACTCGTAGGTTTACGCCTTGGGTTTGCCATGATTGTTCTCTTGTTGGGTGCTCTGTAG